A genomic segment from Pseudoalteromonas aliena SW19 encodes:
- a CDS encoding bifunctional diguanylate cyclase/phosphodiesterase, whose amino-acid sequence MTNSLKNRITILCVGLVLLTTMVSLFSFWWSTSKFQEEKVNQDISVAQNVYKQYLKSKESLLLTAAKVLTSDFGFKQAVATRDAGTISSVLFNHSQRIDAELMMLIDLSGTLISANTSEDHFAHDLRPLMKELLNAPEQSSFVVLNKELYQVILLPVKAPRTVAYSLVGFKIDDSVASELKNLTGMDVSFIGSADDLVISSLVKRPEQFDPVNYFNTLTTSRFFSEYLVYRNRDINLPSLHSHPIIILLSADLTQSYSDFEKLFLTLMVLAILTLFVGVVTSSLLANNLTTPLTQLAAIARQFALGNYSFEFKGKKQSSEITTLVEAFNSMGNDIHEREQQINFQAKHDSLTGFYNRSAMLEVLCEQLEPSTEYTLVGIDIKGLRHINDKLGPRIGDDCLKAVACRIGEFSDELGGFHARIGGDEFLTVFPMAAAKEFKSGIEGLMAQLQACYTIQKLKINLRFSAGIVQYPTQGIASDDLMRRVLIAVDSAANEHESIHYYQVGEDEAHLDRLIMLDELKQAISDNDGQLFMTYQPKLHMKTQKIDKVESLIRWQRKDGSWVNPELFIDLAEQSGLIVELTAWVVNTVVAQVANWQSKGIELQAAINVSAQDIAFPGFHSALVDTLKEYKVAPGLITIELTERDMIENEEKGIKALEDLKMIGVKISLDDYGVGQTSLGRLKMLPIDELKLDKCFILKLDESQKDQFIVQSSITLGHQLGFSVVAEGVETLDSLNLLKNMKCDHAQGYYLSRPLKAELLEEWLHEYYAKN is encoded by the coding sequence GTTTAGTTTTTGGTGGTCTACAAGTAAATTTCAAGAAGAGAAAGTTAATCAAGATATTAGCGTAGCGCAAAACGTTTATAAGCAATATTTAAAATCAAAAGAAAGCTTACTATTAACAGCAGCTAAGGTACTTACCTCCGACTTTGGCTTTAAGCAAGCTGTTGCTACGCGTGATGCAGGAACTATAAGCAGTGTGCTATTTAATCATAGCCAGCGTATAGATGCTGAGCTTATGATGTTGATTGATTTGTCAGGGACGCTAATTTCAGCTAACACCAGTGAAGATCATTTTGCCCACGATTTACGACCATTGATGAAAGAGTTATTAAATGCCCCTGAACAATCTAGTTTTGTTGTATTAAACAAAGAACTTTATCAAGTTATCCTACTACCAGTAAAAGCGCCACGTACAGTGGCTTATAGTTTGGTTGGCTTTAAAATTGACGATAGTGTTGCGAGCGAACTTAAAAACTTAACCGGCATGGATGTGAGCTTTATAGGAAGTGCGGATGATTTGGTTATTAGCTCGTTAGTTAAGCGCCCTGAACAATTTGATCCTGTTAATTATTTTAATACACTCACTACGTCACGCTTTTTTAGTGAATATTTAGTGTACCGCAATCGCGATATAAACCTACCTTCATTACACAGCCATCCGATTATTATATTACTTAGCGCTGATTTAACGCAAAGCTATAGCGATTTTGAAAAGCTATTTTTGACCTTAATGGTATTGGCTATTTTGACCTTATTTGTGGGCGTAGTTACCAGTAGTTTACTGGCTAATAATTTAACCACCCCCTTGACTCAATTAGCAGCCATTGCAAGGCAATTTGCATTAGGTAATTATAGCTTTGAATTTAAAGGTAAAAAGCAAAGTTCAGAAATAACCACTTTAGTTGAAGCATTCAACAGCATGGGTAACGATATTCATGAGCGTGAACAGCAAATAAATTTTCAGGCTAAGCATGACTCACTTACTGGGTTTTATAATCGTTCGGCGATGCTAGAAGTACTTTGTGAACAACTTGAGCCATCAACTGAGTACACCTTAGTTGGTATCGATATAAAAGGTTTGCGTCATATCAATGACAAATTAGGCCCACGTATTGGTGATGACTGCCTAAAAGCGGTTGCGTGCCGTATCGGTGAGTTTTCGGACGAACTTGGCGGTTTTCATGCACGTATTGGTGGGGATGAATTTTTAACTGTGTTTCCAATGGCTGCGGCAAAAGAGTTTAAAAGTGGTATTGAAGGGTTAATGGCGCAACTGCAAGCATGTTACACAATTCAAAAATTAAAAATTAATCTGCGCTTTAGTGCCGGTATTGTTCAGTATCCTACGCAAGGTATTGCGAGTGATGATCTGATGCGCCGTGTATTGATTGCCGTTGATAGCGCAGCAAATGAGCATGAAAGTATTCATTATTATCAAGTAGGCGAGGATGAAGCACATTTAGATCGTTTAATTATGCTTGATGAATTAAAACAAGCGATTAGTGACAATGATGGTCAATTATTTATGACCTATCAGCCTAAATTACACATGAAAACACAAAAAATAGATAAAGTTGAGTCGCTTATTCGTTGGCAACGAAAAGATGGTAGCTGGGTTAATCCTGAGCTATTTATTGATTTGGCTGAACAATCAGGCCTCATTGTAGAGTTAACTGCATGGGTTGTGAATACCGTTGTTGCACAGGTTGCTAATTGGCAATCAAAGGGCATTGAATTACAAGCAGCTATTAATGTATCAGCGCAAGATATTGCATTTCCGGGGTTCCATAGCGCATTGGTGGATACACTTAAAGAATATAAAGTGGCCCCAGGGTTGATCACTATTGAGCTTACGGAGCGAGATATGATCGAAAATGAAGAAAAAGGCATTAAAGCACTCGAAGATTTGAAAATGATTGGCGTTAAAATATCATTAGATGATTACGGTGTAGGACAAACATCGCTCGGGCGCTTAAAAATGCTGCCTATCGATGAATTAAAACTAGATAAGTGCTTTATTTTAAAATTAGATGAGTCACAAAAAGATCAATTTATAGTGCAGTCTTCCATTACTTTGGGGCACCAGTTAGGTTTCTCTGTTGTTGCTGAAGGTGTTGAAACATTGGACTCGTTAAATTTATTAAAAAATATGAAATGCGACCATGCACAAGGATATTACTTAAGCAGACCTTTAAAAGCAGAGCTATTAGAAGAATGGCTGCATGAGTATTATGCAAAAAATTAA
- a CDS encoding DUF3034 family protein — MQKIKCFIVFCSLLTSVPSIASSGKLLATPGVSQIEGSAGGGIVPWAQLAGYASDDEFSINGFCSRADITDYTLDVCGAQLNVFNRVEFSYALQQFDVPALSTKIEQSITGVKVRLYGDIVYSPLPQLSVGITHKSLNDGAVAKLIGAKETSGTDVYLAASKLHLGAVAGYNWFWNVTTRYSKANELGLLGYGSASINNASKILFEGSTAIFFSREVAVGIEYRQKSDNLNLGEQDWKDVFIAWMPNKSVSVTAAYLNLGRIAGANDQTGWYVSVTGYW; from the coding sequence ATGCAAAAAATTAAATGCTTTATAGTCTTTTGTTCATTACTAACAAGCGTACCTAGTATCGCTAGTAGTGGAAAATTATTAGCCACCCCAGGCGTTTCTCAAATAGAGGGGAGTGCAGGTGGTGGTATTGTTCCGTGGGCGCAACTTGCTGGGTATGCCAGTGATGATGAGTTTTCGATAAATGGTTTTTGTAGTCGCGCAGATATAACTGACTACACGCTTGATGTATGTGGTGCGCAGCTTAATGTATTTAACCGCGTTGAATTTAGCTATGCATTACAGCAGTTTGATGTTCCTGCACTTAGCACAAAAATAGAGCAATCAATAACGGGAGTTAAAGTTCGTTTATATGGTGATATTGTTTACAGTCCTTTGCCGCAATTAAGTGTAGGAATTACACACAAGTCATTAAACGATGGAGCCGTTGCTAAGTTAATCGGCGCAAAAGAGACTAGCGGAACAGATGTTTACTTAGCAGCAAGCAAGCTGCATTTAGGTGCAGTTGCGGGTTACAACTGGTTTTGGAACGTCACAACACGTTATAGCAAAGCAAACGAATTAGGCTTGTTAGGTTATGGCAGCGCTAGTATTAATAATGCTTCAAAAATACTGTTTGAGGGCAGTACCGCTATATTTTTCAGCCGTGAAGTGGCGGTGGGTATAGAGTATCGGCAAAAATCAGATAATCTCAACTTAGGTGAGCAAGATTGGAAAGATGTGTTTATTGCGTGGATGCCAAATAAAAGTGTGAGTGTCACTGCTGCATATTTAAATTTAGGACGAATTGCTGGTGCAAATGATCAAACAGGCTGGTATGTGTCGGTAACAGGGTATTGGTAA